In Rhizobium jaguaris, a single window of DNA contains:
- a CDS encoding DUF1993 domain-containing protein, producing the protein MSFSVYDTIIPGMTHGFAVLDTYLDHGKAFEKEKGLQSGDVLRARLAPDMLTFGEQFSVAANKAERHLSFLIGRDPTAPPAVEQTYAALKTRVTSVRAFLQSITPEQLSGAESRTYQLTPPIVRGWFGGADYIFYLVIPDFYFHLATAHDILRHLGANVGKRDYLGWLNMENPLGYS; encoded by the coding sequence GTGAGTTTCAGCGTCTACGACACCATCATCCCCGGTATGACGCACGGATTTGCCGTGCTGGATACTTATCTCGACCACGGCAAGGCGTTCGAGAAAGAAAAGGGCCTCCAGTCCGGCGACGTGTTGCGCGCCCGGCTTGCGCCCGACATGCTGACCTTCGGAGAGCAGTTTAGCGTCGCCGCCAACAAAGCGGAACGACACCTGTCGTTCCTCATCGGCCGGGATCCAACTGCTCCCCCTGCCGTTGAGCAGACTTATGCCGCCCTTAAAACCCGCGTGACAAGCGTTCGCGCGTTCCTGCAATCGATAACGCCCGAGCAGCTCAGCGGAGCGGAATCTCGGACATACCAGCTCACGCCTCCTATTGTGCGCGGCTGGTTCGGCGGCGCCGACTACATTTTTTACCTGGTGATCCCTGACTTCTACTTTCACCTCGCGACGGCGCACGACATCCTCCGACACCTCGGCGCGAACGTGGGCAAGCGAGACTACCTCGGATGGCTCAATATGGAAAATCCGTTGGGATACTCATGA